The Humulus lupulus chromosome 3, drHumLupu1.1, whole genome shotgun sequence genome window below encodes:
- the LOC133823031 gene encoding myb family transcription factor PHL8-like isoform X2 encodes MQNQNMNLVLSTDAKPRLKWTSELHQRFVEAINQLGGADKATPKSLMRVMGIPGLTLYHLKSHLQKYRLGKSQQSEACSDNKQEDYKEIQGSDGHFNGEINDGTQSQMNEGLQIAQALQMQMEVQRKLHEQIEVQRHLQLRIEAQGKYLQSVLKKAQETLSGYSSSSVGVELTKAELSRLLSMVNNGCPSSSFSEITETRDLSLEEGIERKQMRGTMCSVESSLTSSESSGRKEEKKPMDNNGDPQKSNTNSIELQLMEVHPEKNPWNNATSNQVSGRKRNGSTISDGISVEQRISKRSPSHIDTNSNHLRKSGLLGTFDLNSQYQNDIDSGPKAIDLN; translated from the exons ATGCAAAATCAGAATATGAATTTAGTCTTATCCACTGATGCAAAACCAAGGCTCAAATGGACTTCAGAACTTCATCAGAGATTTGTTGAAGCTATCAATCAGCTTGGAGGAGCAGATA aggctactccaaagagctTGATGAGGGTGATGGGAATTCCAGGACTTACTTTGTACCATCTAAAGAGCCATTTACAG AAATACAGGTTGGGGAAGAGCCAACAGTCTGAAGCCTGCTCTGACAATAAGCAAGAAG ATTACAAAGAAATTCAGGGGAGTGATGGACATTTCAATGGAGAAATCAATGATGGAACTCAGAGTCAGATGAATGA AGGCTTGCAGATAGCTCAGGCTCTCCAAATGCAAATGGAAGTACAAAGGAAACTCCATGAACAGATTGAG GTCCAAAGACATCTGCAGCTGAGAATTGAAGCTCAAGGAAAGTATCTACAGTCAGTACTAAAGAAAGCTCAAGAAACTCTTTCTGGATATAGCTCTTCTTCAGTGGGTGTAGAGCTTACAAAAGCTGAGCTTTCTCGATTATTATCGATGGTTAACAATGGATGCCCCAGCTCTTCATTCTCAGAAATAACAGAGACAAGAGATTTAAGCTTAGAAGAAGGCATCGAAAGGAAACAAATGAGAGGCACAATGTGTTCCGTGGAAAGTTCACTGACTTCTTCCGAAAGCTCAGggcgaaaagaagagaagaaaccaATGGATAACAATGGTGATCCCCAAAAGTCTAACACAAACTCCATTGAACTACAACTAATGGAAGTTCATCCAGAAAAGAATCCATGGAACAATGCCACAAGCAATCAAGTTAGTGGAAGGAAAAGGAATGGAAGTACCATCTCTGATGGTATTAGTGTTGAGCAGCGAATTTCTAAGAGGTCACCAAGCCATATAGACACAAATAGTAACCATTTGAGAAAATCCGGATTACTGGGAACGTTTGATCTGAATAGCCAATATCAGAATGACATTGATTCGGGTCCAAAAGCAATTGACTTGAACTGA
- the LOC133823031 gene encoding myb family transcription factor PHL8-like isoform X1, whose protein sequence is MQNQNMNLVLSTDAKPRLKWTSELHQRFVEAINQLGGADKATPKSLMRVMGIPGLTLYHLKSHLQKYRLGKSQQSEACSDNKQEGSFNASDYKEIQGSDGHFNGEINDGTQSQMNEGLQIAQALQMQMEVQRKLHEQIEVQRHLQLRIEAQGKYLQSVLKKAQETLSGYSSSSVGVELTKAELSRLLSMVNNGCPSSSFSEITETRDLSLEEGIERKQMRGTMCSVESSLTSSESSGRKEEKKPMDNNGDPQKSNTNSIELQLMEVHPEKNPWNNATSNQVSGRKRNGSTISDGISVEQRISKRSPSHIDTNSNHLRKSGLLGTFDLNSQYQNDIDSGPKAIDLN, encoded by the exons ATGCAAAATCAGAATATGAATTTAGTCTTATCCACTGATGCAAAACCAAGGCTCAAATGGACTTCAGAACTTCATCAGAGATTTGTTGAAGCTATCAATCAGCTTGGAGGAGCAGATA aggctactccaaagagctTGATGAGGGTGATGGGAATTCCAGGACTTACTTTGTACCATCTAAAGAGCCATTTACAG AAATACAGGTTGGGGAAGAGCCAACAGTCTGAAGCCTGCTCTGACAATAAGCAAGAAGGTAGCTTCAATGCATCAG ATTACAAAGAAATTCAGGGGAGTGATGGACATTTCAATGGAGAAATCAATGATGGAACTCAGAGTCAGATGAATGA AGGCTTGCAGATAGCTCAGGCTCTCCAAATGCAAATGGAAGTACAAAGGAAACTCCATGAACAGATTGAG GTCCAAAGACATCTGCAGCTGAGAATTGAAGCTCAAGGAAAGTATCTACAGTCAGTACTAAAGAAAGCTCAAGAAACTCTTTCTGGATATAGCTCTTCTTCAGTGGGTGTAGAGCTTACAAAAGCTGAGCTTTCTCGATTATTATCGATGGTTAACAATGGATGCCCCAGCTCTTCATTCTCAGAAATAACAGAGACAAGAGATTTAAGCTTAGAAGAAGGCATCGAAAGGAAACAAATGAGAGGCACAATGTGTTCCGTGGAAAGTTCACTGACTTCTTCCGAAAGCTCAGggcgaaaagaagagaagaaaccaATGGATAACAATGGTGATCCCCAAAAGTCTAACACAAACTCCATTGAACTACAACTAATGGAAGTTCATCCAGAAAAGAATCCATGGAACAATGCCACAAGCAATCAAGTTAGTGGAAGGAAAAGGAATGGAAGTACCATCTCTGATGGTATTAGTGTTGAGCAGCGAATTTCTAAGAGGTCACCAAGCCATATAGACACAAATAGTAACCATTTGAGAAAATCCGGATTACTGGGAACGTTTGATCTGAATAGCCAATATCAGAATGACATTGATTCGGGTCCAAAAGCAATTGACTTGAACTGA